TGGAGTTTTACTTCCCTGAATCTTCAATGTACCAAACAACTATACATGTTCGTTCAGCGTCTAGACTTGGGTATTCAGACTTTAATGTTAATAGAGAACGTGTTGAGTCACTTAGACTTAAGCTAGAAGCACTTGAAAAGTAAATTACTTTACTAAATTGAGTTCGCTATATTAACTTGTTTACGTTTAATAGCGTCATGAAATAATGTGGCGTTTATTTTATTGATTTGGCGTAGCGGTTTTGATAACAAATCATTATTGTTAATAACCTAAAGTACCATTTTTCTCGATAAGAATCGGCTGAAATCTTTCAAGCTTATTGTCTTTAGTCTTATAAATGGTCTTATAAATATTCTGATATTGTTTAAACGAATTTTTAAATTATGCTGTTTTCTATTTCAGGGGCTTTATGAGTAAACTCAAGCCAAATACTTTTATCTATGGCATTTTTAGTGAGTATTTTATCGCACTCAGCATCAGACATTATGCCTTTATCTACCATTAAATATAATTCAGTTAATTGATTTGCTTTATACAACAATGCAGCTAAAGCTGAGCTGGGTTTAGTTTGTTGTTCTTTCAAAGCTTCGCAGTAAATTTTTGGTAGTTTCCACTCAATGGCTATTAGATAACTAATGCTAACCGACATTTCAGTCATCAATTTTTTAAATACGGTTGTGCCTGGCAGACTTGATAATTCTTCAGCTAGCGCATGTGATAAGCAATCAAACACGATGACTTTTCCAAGATCGTGAATTAAGCCCAAGAAGTAAGCATCGAAAACGTTTTCATCATGCTTTGCCGCTAAAAGCTCACAAAGCGTTGCACAATGTACACAATGAAGCCAAATTTGTTTACCAAACATAATGTAATAAATCGGCTTGCTTGGAATAACTTTAGCCATTAAGAGCGTAGTGGCGATACGTAACAGACCCGATAGCCCTAAAAAAGTAATAGCACGATTTAACGAGACTATTTCTTTGTCACCGCGATGATAAAGGGCGGAGTTGGCTGCTTTTAGAACAGCTAAAGCAAATGCGGGGTCTTGCTCAATTATTTTAACAAAGCTGAGTACACTTGTGTCGGGATCGTCAATTGCATTCAACAAGCGAACTAACATCGCGGGTAGTACTGGAATTTGTTGGCTAAGGCTAGAAGGGGTATTTAAAATAAGCTTAACTTTTTGCAGTACTTTAGTTTCTAGCTTACTCATGGGGATATTAGTATTAATATCTCCGAACATAATGTCATAAAAGTTTGTTGAAATGTTAGTTAGCATTTGAATATTTCCTTATATTCTATAAGTCGACATTATTGAGTTTTTAGGTAAATAAATACTATAAAGTTAAAGTAACTATATCATTTGGTAAAAAATTGTCGATAACTTAGCCATATTTTTACACATTGTTACAAATTATTCTGTACGGCTGTTGATAAAATATCGTCGCCATTTTCTACCATGAACTTATGAAAAGCGTTTGCGAGTAGGGTTGGCTGTCGAGAGGCGTTTTGCACTAATCGCCATTTACTGCGAATGGGAAAGTGATCAACATTAATAATTTTCACCCTTGGCATAATACCAAAATCTAAACTGTGTTTGCTAAGCACAGATATGCCTAAACCCGCTGCAACCGCTTGTTTTATGGCTTCACTACTGGCAATGGTCATTTTTTCATTTAAGGTCAGGCCATGCTGTTTAAATAGCTCTACGGTATATTCGCGAGTACCAGAGCCTGCCTCACGCAAAATAAATGGGTAATGGCTTAAGCGCGCTAAACTCACTTTTGGAAATTGTGCTAACTCATGATTTTCAGGCACCACTACGACCACTTCATTATCTAAAAAAGGTGTTTCAAGCACTTTTACATTTTGTGGAATATTACTGAAAATATAAAAGTCATCTCGATTATCAATGAGTCGACTTTGTATTTTTTCTCGGTTACCTATCTCTAACTTAATTTCGACCTTTGGATGTTGCTTGGCAAAGGCGGCTAGCAACAAGGGTAAAAAATATTGTGCAGTGGTAACAACTGAAATTAATAAGGTGCCTGTGATCACGCCTTGTAAATTATCTATATCAGTTTTGAGATTATCTAAACTTTGAAATATGGTATTTGCACTGCGCAACACTGCCTTACCTGCATCGGTTAGGGTTAGTTTTCGCCCGTGCATTTGGTAGACAGGTAAGCCGATTAAATCGCTTAAATTCTTTAACTGAATAGACACTGATGGTTGCGATATATGCAGATTTTCGGCAACAACTGACAAACTTTGATAACGTGCCAACGCTTGAATAAGTTGTAATTGCCTCATTGTTGGCTGCCGGTTTGACTGCAAATTTAATGGCATATAGATTTTTGTCTATGATAAAGATTAATTTTATATATTAGACTCTATTTGAAATTAATTCTACGCTTATGTTACTTAGCTTAATAAGAGAACAAAGTATGTTAGAAACCATATCACAAAATATTCGTTCACTTGGTTCGGTACTGGGTAAAACCATTGCCAATGATAAAGGCCAGCGTTGGCTAGAAAATGTTGAGCGTGTACGCTTACTTGCCAAAGATGGTGTTGCACAAGACACGCTTGCTATTGATGAGCTACAAACCTTATTTGAATCTTGCGATGAACAGGACTTATTAATTTATGGTCGCGCGTTTAGCCAATTTCTGAATCTGGCTAATATTGCAGAGCAGCAACATACCACTAGCGAACAAGGCTTAGCAGAGCTTGATTTACCACACCCATTAGCCTCTTTAAAAGAGCAAGTGAATGGTTGTACGCCAGAAGCATTTTTGTCAGCCATTAATAAACTCCATATTGAGTTAGTGTTAACTGCGCATCCAACAGAAGTTAATCGTCGTACGTTTATTCATAAATACCATGAAGTTGCAGAAGAATTAGCGCAATCAGGTGCTGATTTAAATGGCCGCATTGAAGAGTTAATTGAACAAGCGTGGCACACCAGTGAAATACGTTCGCAACGCCCAACTCCATTAGACGAGTCGCGCTGGGGTTTAGATGCTATTCGCGATAGCTTATGGTTTGCTGTACCGACTTTTGTGCGTGAGCTTGACGAATTATGTCGGGCGGTTACTGGCCAAGCATTACCTTTAGATGCAACACCAATAACTATGGCAAGTTGGATGGCAGGTGACCGTGATGGTAATCCGTTTGTTACTGCCAAGTTAAGTAAACAAGCGATTATTAATGCAAGGCTGCTGGCGGCTGAGTTGTATTTAATCGATTTTCAAAGTCTCTATCTTGAGCTTTCGATGAATAAAGCCAGTGATGAATTAATCGTTGCGGATACTGATAACATTGGTCCTTATCGTCATATTTTAAAGCAAACCATTGCACAACTAGAGCGTAGTGTTTCGCTGTTGAAAGAAAATAAAACTAGTGGCGTTATCGCTAGCCCAGAAGCATTGCTCAAGCCTTTAGTTATTTGTCGTGAGAACTTATTAGCTGCAGGACTCGACCGAGCTGCTAATTCAATGTTACTAGACGTTATTCGTAAAATACATTGTTTTGGGATTTCATTAGTTAAGCTTGATGTTCGCCAACACAGTGAATTTCATGATCAAGCCATTTCAGAAATTACCCAAAGTTTAGGCTTAGGCGATTATTTATCGTGGAATGAACAAAAACGTTGTGAATTTCTTCAACAAGAACTTAACAACCCAAGACCACTCTTACCGAAAGTAACATGGAGCGAGCAAACGCAAGAAGTGCTCGATACGTTCAAGTTCATAGCAGAACAACCTAAAGAAGTATTAGGTATCTATATTATCTCGATGGCCAGTGAGCAAAGCGATGTTCTAACGGTTAACTTATTAATGAAGGCGACAGGCCTTACTTGGGATATGCCGATTGCACCACTGTTTGAAACCCTAGACGATTTAAACAGTGCCGCAGGTGTTATTGATAAGTTATTAACCGATAAAGATTACACAAAACGTACGCATGGCGCGCAGCACGTAATGATAGGTTATAGTGATTCAGCAAAAGATGCTGGCGTGCTAGCTGCAGCATGGGCGCAGTATCAGGCTCAAGAAGCATTAGTTGCAGCAGCTAAAAGTCATAATATTGTGCTGAAATTATTTCATGGTCGAGGTGGCACTATCGGCCGTGGCGGCGGGCCAGCTCATGCAGCTATTGCATCGCAACCTCCAGGAACTTTAGAAGGTGGCCTAAGAGTTACAGAGCAGGGCGAAACCATTCGCTTTAAATTTGGTTTACCTAATTTAGCCGTAAGGAGCTTACATTTATATGCCAGTGCAATATTAGCCAGCTTAGTTAAACCGCAACCTGCGCCGAAAGCCACATGGCGAAAAGCGATGGAAGACATGGCACAAAGCAGTTGTGATATTTATCGTGACTATGTCTGTGAGCAAGACGATTTTGTTACTTATTTTCGACAAGCCACCCCTGAGCAAGAGCTGTCATCTTTACCATTAGGCTCTCGTCCTAGTAAACGTAAGTCTGACGGCGGTATTGAATCGTTACGTGCTATTCCGTGGATATTTGCATGGAGCCAAAATCGATTAGTAGTACCCAGTTGGTTAGGTTTTGGTCAGGCGATTTCAGATGCAGGTGTAACGCACAAAGACGCGATTAAAGATATGCTAGATAACTGGCCATACTTTAGAGCCCGTATCTCGCTGACTGAAATGGTGTATTTAAAGTCTGATATTAATATCTCTAAATTATACGATCAAAGCTTAGTTGAAAAGAGCTTACTGCCCATGGGCGAAGCATTAAGAACACAGTTAACCGCGGATAGAAAAACAGTGCTTGAGTTACTTGGACAAACAGAGTCTTTGGAGAGTGATCCTTGGAACCTGACTTCATTTAATTTACGCCGTCCGTACCTGCTACCTTTGCACTTATTGCAGATAGAAGCATTAAAACGTTTACGAAAACAACCTGAACATCCGGTTTGTGAACAGCTATTAATGGTTAGCATGACAGGTATCGCAACGGGAATGCGAAATACGGGTTAGTTTTTAAATGAAAAGCATTACTTAGACTATGAAGCAGCCATTTTCGGCTGCTTTTTCTTTTTTATAACAGTAATAAATGGCGAGTGAATTTTGATGTTTATTTAAGCGCCGTTACGCTTTGCTTACGGTTTTCTAAGGTGGGGCTGCATATTGTGTATTTTTATAACTTGTCTAGACTTAATTATACATTAACAAGGATGGTGGAATTACCCTGTGCGCGATGGTTATCAAAAAGATTTTTTACCTTCATTCAACATTGAGTTGCCTAAGCCAAGCTTATCCCTTTCAGGTGATGTGTTACAACCACCGGGCTTACTGGATGGCAATGTAGTCATTCCTTATATTCATTACTCGCTCATTATGAGTAAGTCTACCAAGCAGGCGCTATTTTCCGCTGCCAATGTTGATAACGCCATTGCGCAGACGGTATCGGGTTATAAAGGTCGTAAATGGTTTATTGATGCGCGTGTCGGGAGAAATAATCAAATAACCAATAGTGCTTATATCGGAACACCGTGGGATAGAGGACATTTAACTAGACGTACCGCAGTTACTTGGGGGATTACAATACAGCATTATCTGCTAGCAATGATAGCTGTGCTTATACTAATGCTTCTATGCAACATAAGTGTTTTAATGAAGACGAATGGCGTGTACCAGAAACAGCGGTTTCTAAATTCAGTTTATCAAAAGACAATAAATTAATTGTGATGACAGGGCCAATTTTTACTACCTGCGATCGCTTTTTAACTAAAGGTGTTGGCTTTGAACCCGTTCGTATACCTTCAGGATTTTGGAAAACCCTTACTTATGTTGACCATAACGATAAGCTCGTTACCTCAGCATATATATTCTTCCAAGATACCGACACGTTAAGAACTACTAAAGCTAAGCAGCGCATTAAGTTAAAAAACTTCCGTGTAACGACAACAGAATTACAATTATGGACAGGGTTAGAGTTCGAAAAACAAATGTTTGATAGTAACCCGCTTTGTTTTTATACCGGCCCAGAAGCCATTAAAGTTAACAGGTTAAAAGATTTATCTAATTCAACAGAAGCCTTATTAGCTGCAGGGGTTATAGAAACTGACGCTTATAACGAAGCAAAATACACCCTTGAACTGAAAGTGCTTTATGAATTGATTGAAGAGTTGAGTTGGTATTAAATAAATAATGTTATTTGCTTTAAGTTAATCGCACACTTTACGATTGACGGACTGAAATCCGACCTACAAAAAGCAATAATTCAACGCTATGCTATTCCCCGTAAGCCTTATTTAGGTTGGATTTTAGTCCATCAAACCAAATATTTATTTAACTATAATTAACTCTGTTTATTGATATCAGTTTTTTCTTCTTCATTTTCACTCATAACTAATTTAATTTTTGAAAACAGAGCTTTATTTGGATATCCATCAGCAATAAGTTGATGTTTTAGTTGGAATGAGCGAATAGCGTCGCGACTTTTCGGCCCCCAAATCCCATCAGGTTTACCGGTTTCAAAACCTAATGTATTGAGTTGGCTTTGTAACGTTTTCATTTCTTCAAAGCTATATCTGTTATCTAACGCTTGTTGGCTTTGCAAAAACTTAAGCCCGTCAACACCAATTAACTTATTTGCTAATAAACCGACTGAAAGCGCGTAACTTTTCGACAAGTTCCACGTCATAATAACGTTGAAATTAGGGTAGAGTAAAAAAGCGGGCCCTTGATGACCAGAAGGAAGATAAAGTTCTGCCTGAATATCGTAGCTCGATAGTGCTTGGTTGTTGGTTTTGGTAACACCTAATTGTTGAAAGTAACTCAGCGGGTAGTATTGATCAAAGCTGACTTTCTCAAAGGCAAAGTTTTCAGGTAATTTAACTTCTCTGCCCCAACGTTCTTGTGCCTGCCAACCTATCTTGTTTAAGTAATTAGCCGCGGTAGTTAGTGCGTCAGCCTCACTTTGCCAAATATCAACGTTGCCGTCATTGTCGCCATCAACGGCATATTTTAAAAAAGCGGTTGGCATAAACTGCATATGTCCCATAGCACCTGCCCAAGAACCTTGTAGTTGCTCAACCTTCACTTTTTCTGTTTCAATTAAAGTGAACAGGTTTAATAATTCTAGAGTGAAAAATTCACTACGGCGTTGATCACATGCCAGTGTTGCTAGCGAGTTAAGCACTGACATTTTACCTTTATGTTTACCAAAAACGGTTTCTAAACCCCAAAATGACACTAAATATTGGCGGGGGATTCCGTACTTACTTTCCAATCTATCAAATAGTACTTTGTTTTGTTGTAGTTTCTCTTTGCCAACTCGGACATGATAATTACTCACTCTGGCTTTGATGTATTGCTCAAAGGTTTGGGTAAATTCAGGTTGTTTTTTATCTAAAGTAATAACGCGTTCAATAGGCGTAATATTATCAATAACGGTTTGAGTTATATAAGTGGAAAATCCTGTGTTTTTTGCACGTTCTGCTAAGTTGATTTTGCACTGCTCAAAGTTTTCGTCAGCAATAGTTGCGTTTGCCAGCATTGGTAGAAGTGCACAGGTCGTTATAAGTTTTCGGTAATTGAAAAAAGTCATAATTTGTTTAACCAGATAATTCGATGCGGTCATGAAAAAAGTATTCCTTAACTAATATTGAAACTGAATTTTAGAAATAATATGTAAGTACAATACCATGGCTAAATATTACATTGATGACAATCTTTAATTATATATTTGATAAAAAATGTGTCTCAACATTATTCAACAATAGGTAGCGGTAATCGTTAGATAATAACAACAAAAGTAAGTTACTGACTAGGCATTCGGTTTTTCAAACGGCTATAATAGCTGTTATAAAATACCCTAGGGCAAGCGTAGTGAATGTTAAAAAGTAGTGGTCAATGGCAGCGCAATTATGAAGAACAAGGTTTCTTTGTGGTGAGGAGTTATTTCAGTGTTGGAGAAATAGCAGAACTTAGAGCCGTGGTGTTAAAATTTCATCAATTATGGCAGCAAGACAATGCTACGTTTTATCAAGAAGAAGCGTTTAATTCTTCACTTATTACCGGCAGCGAATATTTAGCAAGCGACGATAGAATAGCCTTGTTCAATTTTATTAGCTCGAAAAAAGTGATGGATATTGTTGAGTCAGTGATCGCTAACAAACCTGCATTTATGAATACCCAATTATTTTTTAATCCTGTTAATCCTGCCCAAAAAGACTTCTGGCACCGTGACTGCCAGTATGATCATGATCTTGCAGGCCAGAAACTTGCCATTCAACAAACACAAGTACTGCACTTACGAGTTCCACTTTTTGATGAGCTAGGTATGGAACTTGTGCCAGAAACGCATAAGCGTTGGGATAACGAAGAAGAGTTCAATGTTCGACAAGAAGAAAAGGGCAAGCTGAGTAGTGATGATTTATCAACCGGTAAAAAAATAAGCTTAGCTGCTGGCGATTTACTGGTATTTTCAGCTGATATGATCCATCGTGGTTTATATGGCTTAGACCGATTAGCGTTAGATATTTTAGTGTTTGATTCTGCTGGAGATTTTGTTGATTATGTGGACGATGATTGTTTGCCAGATAATTCGATGCTAGATAAAATTGCTGATCCTAGGCTATTTATGAATACCCTAAATTTAAAATCGGCTACTTAGTATATTGCTCACAAAGCAAGTTAAGCAAAGCTCAATTAAGTAAAACTCAGTTAAGTAAAGCTCAGTTAAGTAAAGCTAAGCGAAGTTATAATCCCTGAACTGCACAATTTATCATTGGCTGATTTATAAAAAAGGCATAAGTCACTTTATGACATTATGCCTTTTTTTATCGTTTTATAGTTATATCATTAACTCAATACTAGGGTGTTTCTAGCGCGATAGCTGCCATTTTCATGGTACTTTCAAATGATTCTGCACCGGCGATAAATAAGCCATTGTGACAGAACATCGCATCGTCGATACCGGTAACTTCTTGCAGCGCTTCGTTCGACAAGCCAGCCCATGGAGCAGGTAATGATTTTCTATCTTCGAATGATCCTGGTTCAACCGGCACGGTTTGAATACGCCATGGGCCAGATCCTGATGGGTAAACCATATATAAAGCTTGTTCAGACAGTTTATGTACTGTTGTTTTCCAAGGTGTGTATTTTTCTAACACAATCACACGTGGATCTTCAGCTTTCTCAATTGCTTCAGCAACGATTGATTTAGCACTGATACCACCGTCAGCAGAGGCGATAAAACGCGCTAATACTCGCGAGGCAAACTCTACGGCTTCATCGAAACAAGTATCAAAGTGGCTCTCTTCTTGCCAAGTTGGATTAAACATTGAGATGGTCTGGCTAAGACTAATACCTTGAGCAACACCTTCAACATGTCCGCAGTCTATGGCGTCAATAGTTGACACTAAACCTGCATCAACTGAATGAGCAACTTCTTGATTACCTTTACATATTTGTAAACCATACTTTTGCCAAATTAAACCAAATGATGAATAAGGAATACCATTTTCACGGGCACCTGCACCGCCACGTTGATGATGATCGAAACGACCAGCATCAGCGTCATATTCACCACCTACATCAATAACAATATCTGCTTGAGCTATTACACTTAAGTCACGGGTACGAACTAGGTTAAAAGCAGGGAATACTTGCTTAAGTGCGGCAATACCGAAAACATCGTCAGCATGAAAGTTACCGTTGTGAGTTACTATCGTTATATTATTCAATTGAGTCATTTATATAGGGTCATTTTTGAAAGGAATGAGTAGGTGATGTGAGTTAATTTAGGGTTTAAAAGCCAGCTTAATAAACGCTTTTTACCGTAAAAACTACAGTGGGATTCTATACGAATAGCGCGTATAAAAACAGCTGATTTTTAATCTGTAACTGCCTAGCTAAAATTTGATTTTTATAATGGTGGCTTGGTTGATTATTATTCGAGATATTTACTTTCGATTTATTTGATAAATATGAAGGGAGGTCGCACTTTAAAAATGCGACTGTATAAATTTTATCAATTCACAATTCACATTTTTATTTAATTTCTATTATTGGTAACCAACGATTGGCTGGCTCTAGGTCGTCAATGTCATGCGAAGTAATAGGGGGTAATGTTGTATTTTGTGGCGGCGCTGCCAAAAGATTTAAGTCAACGGCCATAGCGGTGCCAATTAATTTATCTGAGCTGAGCTTAAAATTATAATAAATACCTTGATAAAAATTAGCGCCAAATTGAGATGCTTTTTTGTACATGAATAATAGGTCATGTGAAAGCCAATTAAAATCTGTTGTGGTGATATTTCTCGGGCTACTATATGGGTAAGCAAGATGGCACCATAATTCAGGCCCTTCTAAGCATTTCATTTCTTTCATCGACAAAAAATAATCTTTAAATATTTGGTGTTCAATATCCATTTGATAATGAATTTTTTCTGCTTTATTTGAGAAAGTAACTGTACCGATAAAATATTTATCTCCCTTATTATCAACTAAATGTATTTTTTTTGTGCCTTGGTAAAAGTTATCCGGTTGAATAAGATCGTGTTGTGTAACACAGGATAATGTAAGCAAGGCGAGAAAAAGTATGATGTATTTATGCATTTTAAAAGGCCTTTAGCGATAGTGTTTAGTTACTTTAAAGGAATTATAAAATGTGTATATAACACTTAGGGAGGATTTTTATCTTTATTGAAGTACTAGTGTGCTGAAGTAAATAAAATGAAATGGTGCTTGTAACACCATCTCATTTGTAAAGGTATTATGAGTTTACGGCCAAATTTTCTCTACATACTCAGGGTGGTCAATAAACGGATTACGGTTACCTTGATGTAAATAAGCGGCTTCGTTTCTATCAATTTCTTTTTGACTTACTGGGTCGTTAGCGTGCCAGCGTAATAGCATATTTAGCTGCCATGTTTCGAACACTTTATTACTACTGCCGTCTAATATAGCATCGCCGTAAGTGCTATTTGTTTGCCAATTTGAAATTACATCTTGATAGCGAGTTGCCATGTAAAGTTGAGCGCGTGCTAAATCACCTTTAAATTCATCAATAGGTTCAAATACTGTGCCGTTATAACCTAATGCTGCAGTGGCTGAGCCGAGTTTACTATTGTTGGTAGAAGTGAACGTTGCACTAGCTACTTCACCATAAGGGAAGCCACTGCGCTTTGAGTTTACAAAACCATCGGTAGCAAAAATATGATGAATATCTGAATTCATTGGCTCAATTTTTCCGCCAAACCAACTTTTAGGAAATGAATGTTCTCGATTGTAACAATCACCTTCACCGCTATAAGAACCACATTGATTAGTCACTTTTGTATAAGTATAACTATCGCTGCCAAAAGGTTTTTCTGAGTAAATATCTAAAATTGAACCATCGTTATCATAGTAGGTATCTAAGGCGTTATTAGCATAAAAGGTCCAAATCGCGCCATAACCTTGAGCCGTGTGGTTGTTAATTAGATTGTGTAAAGCGGTTTTTAAGCTGTAGCCAGTTTGTGTGGTAATGCTTTGATAATAAGTGCCTTCATTACCGCCTGAACCACCACCCGTAGTACCTAGGGTAAAGTTTTTACTTTCTGTTTGGGTAAACGTACCGCCTGAAACAAGGGATGTACCCGAAAGTGAAATATCATACGAGCCATTGCCATAAGTACAGCATATTCCATCGCCATAGCTGTCGTTTATGGTGAAGGTATAGTCGCCATCAGCTAAACAAAAATTTTCGCTGTAGCTAGTAGAGTTACTTAAGTTGCTACCACTAGCTTGCTCTACGTTGCTACTGTTAGTGATTGACCAGCTAGTTTCATAGCCGTATTGATCGGTAGTTAAACTAAACGCGATATCATTACTTGAACAAGCTGAGCCACCTGTTCCTGCACTAGTGGTGGGTTCAAAATCATCAATATATACGGTTTCAGCACCATCAAACCCAGTGGAGTCATAAAAGCGTAAGCCAATCGCTATTTCTTTTGTGGTAGTTGCTGCATATGTATAGCTAACTTGTTGCCATTGATTGACTAAATTTGGGTTCGAATAGCCTCGATAGCCGTCAGCGAAAAGTCTCGCTTTTACGCCGCCTTCGGTGTGATATACCCAAACTGAAAAATCATAACTTTGCCCTGCAGTAACCGCAATATTTTGTAAAAAGTCGGTCGAGCTTTGTGTCACGGTATTAACCGTTATGGCTGCGGAGCTGGTGCCCGTTTTAATTATATTGGTATTTTGGTTAACGCTGATGCCAGAGTCAACGGTAGTCCAATTGTCGGCGCTGGCATTTGACCAGGCTTCAAAGTTGCCATTTAGTACATCTGCATTCGCTAGAAAGCTGAGGCTACTGAGTAAAGTTAGTAGTAATTTTTTATTATGTTTCAAAGAATGTTCCTTCTTTTTAATAGCTGTTACAAACGATTAATTGAAATAACCGTCTATTTATAAAAATATTTAACCAATTAGTTAAGATTTATTTTTATTGTAAAGTTTACGTTTTGTTGGTTTTTATTTACAAAATGTTACAACTTTGCTCAG
The Colwellia sp. Arc7-D genome window above contains:
- a CDS encoding endonuclease, producing MKHNKKLLLTLLSSLSFLANADVLNGNFEAWSNASADNWTTVDSGISVNQNTNIIKTGTSSAAITVNTVTQSSTDFLQNIAVTAGQSYDFSVWVYHTEGGVKARLFADGYRGYSNPNLVNQWQQVSYTYAATTTKEIAIGLRFYDSTGFDGAETVYIDDFEPTTSAGTGGSACSSNDIAFSLTTDQYGYETSWSITNSSNVEQASGSNLSNSTSYSENFCLADGDYTFTINDSYGDGICCTYGNGSYDISLSGTSLVSGGTFTQTESKNFTLGTTGGGSGGNEGTYYQSITTQTGYSLKTALHNLINNHTAQGYGAIWTFYANNALDTYYDNDGSILDIYSEKPFGSDSYTYTKVTNQCGSYSGEGDCYNREHSFPKSWFGGKIEPMNSDIHHIFATDGFVNSKRSGFPYGEVASATFTSTNNSKLGSATAALGYNGTVFEPIDEFKGDLARAQLYMATRYQDVISNWQTNSTYGDAILDGSSNKVFETWQLNMLLRWHANDPVSQKEIDRNEAAYLHQGNRNPFIDHPEYVEKIWP